Proteins encoded by one window of Candidatus Eisenbacteria bacterium:
- a CDS encoding VWA domain-containing protein, whose translation MTFSEPRALWLLLAVPLVLLLEWHAARRSARQLVALIGARADHPLLRQRRPGERRFGAAMRAVALAALAFGAAGPEWGTELKRRTATGSDVVFVIDVSASMDARDVNPSRLEEARREALALLDRLGGSRVGVVAFAGDAVRLCPLTLDRGAVRLVIESLSSGTVGEPGTDLGRGLEVAARMLPGGRRSEQVVVLWTDGEDLEKGFERGIDAVVRAGQRVYAVGVGTRGGDVIPVLDEDGRSVDVKRDEAGAAVRSRLDETALREVARRTRGAYFSASRAGGETGRLLAAVGRLGRSERGERLVERSVPRYPWFAALAALALVLERARARRRIRGEGDSAGKRTGDSKAPAAGAMQDSTGSAPRPATPVAAALFALAVACGVIGPAATALA comes from the coding sequence ATGACGTTCTCGGAGCCGCGTGCGTTGTGGCTGCTGCTGGCCGTGCCGCTGGTCCTGCTGCTCGAGTGGCACGCGGCTCGGCGCTCGGCCCGTCAGCTGGTGGCGCTGATCGGGGCCCGCGCGGACCATCCGCTGCTGCGCCAGCGACGACCGGGGGAGCGCCGATTCGGCGCGGCGATGCGCGCGGTGGCGCTGGCAGCACTCGCATTCGGCGCTGCCGGGCCCGAGTGGGGGACCGAGCTCAAACGCCGCACCGCGACCGGTTCCGACGTGGTGTTCGTGATCGACGTCTCCGCCAGCATGGACGCGCGAGACGTCAATCCGTCACGGCTCGAGGAGGCGCGTCGCGAGGCCCTGGCCTTGCTCGATCGGCTCGGGGGCAGCCGCGTCGGGGTGGTGGCGTTTGCGGGTGACGCGGTCCGGCTGTGTCCATTGACACTGGATCGCGGCGCGGTGCGACTGGTGATCGAGTCGCTGTCGAGCGGCACCGTGGGTGAGCCCGGCACCGACCTGGGTCGCGGGCTCGAGGTCGCCGCGCGCATGCTGCCGGGCGGACGCCGCAGCGAACAGGTGGTGGTGCTGTGGACCGACGGCGAAGATCTGGAGAAGGGCTTCGAGCGCGGCATCGATGCGGTGGTGCGCGCCGGGCAACGCGTCTACGCGGTCGGCGTCGGCACACGCGGCGGCGACGTCATCCCGGTGCTCGACGAGGATGGAAGGTCGGTCGACGTGAAACGCGACGAAGCAGGTGCCGCGGTGCGCAGCCGGCTCGACGAGACCGCACTGCGTGAGGTCGCCAGACGCACGCGAGGTGCCTACTTCTCGGCTTCGCGTGCGGGCGGCGAGACCGGCCGGCTGCTGGCCGCGGTCGGACGCCTCGGGCGCAGCGAACGCGGCGAGCGACTGGTCGAACGCTCGGTCCCGCGCTATCCGTGGTTCGCAGCGCTCGCCGCCCTCGCGCTGGTGCTCGAACGCGCGCGAGCGCGCCGGCGCATCCGCGGCGAGGGTGATTCGGCCGGCAAGCGGACCGGCGACTCGAAGGCCCCCGCCGCGGGCGCGATGCAGGATTCGACCGGCTCCGCGCCGCGGCCGGCCACTCCGGTGGCGGCGGCGTTGTTCGCGCTGGCCGTGGCCTGCGGAGTGATCGGACCTGCCGCGACGGCCCTGGCGCA
- a CDS encoding VWA domain-containing protein yields the protein MRLEQPLWLLALLILPWVLWRAWRPAARAAAIAWSRSRGPWRAGRAAWVLRSIEVLPWLALVLALVVLARPQQGLRQTETETRGVDIMLAIDVSPSMRAEDFRPRNRLFVARSTAREFVRQRRHDRIGIVGFAGTSFTQCPLTLDHEVLDELLQGLDFGMAEDGTAVGMGLATAVARLRESRTPSKVIVLLTDGQSNRGAIDPLSGAELAKVYGIRVHTVLVGRGGIVPVPVEDPIYGRRLEMVRMDVDDGTLAEIARRTGGRFFRATEPEALANIYTEIDRLERAPIRSIEYRDYHDLGPWLLAIAAMLLAARSLSAATWAARLP from the coding sequence ATGCGTCTCGAGCAACCGCTGTGGCTGCTGGCGTTGCTGATCCTGCCGTGGGTGCTATGGCGGGCATGGCGACCGGCGGCGCGGGCCGCGGCCATTGCGTGGTCCCGCTCGCGGGGTCCGTGGCGCGCCGGTCGCGCGGCATGGGTACTGCGTTCGATCGAGGTGCTGCCGTGGCTGGCGCTGGTGCTCGCGCTGGTGGTGCTCGCGCGTCCTCAACAGGGTCTGCGCCAGACCGAGACCGAGACGCGCGGAGTCGACATCATGCTCGCGATCGACGTGAGCCCCAGCATGCGTGCCGAGGATTTCCGGCCACGCAACCGCCTGTTCGTCGCCCGATCGACCGCGCGTGAATTCGTGCGCCAGCGCCGGCACGACCGCATCGGCATCGTGGGCTTCGCCGGCACTTCGTTCACCCAGTGCCCGCTGACGCTCGATCACGAAGTGCTGGACGAACTGCTCCAGGGACTCGACTTCGGCATGGCGGAGGATGGCACCGCGGTCGGCATGGGACTCGCGACCGCAGTGGCGCGACTTCGCGAGAGCCGCACGCCGAGCAAAGTGATCGTGCTGCTCACCGATGGCCAGAGCAATCGCGGCGCGATCGACCCCTTGAGCGGTGCGGAGCTCGCCAAGGTCTACGGCATCCGCGTCCATACCGTGCTGGTCGGGCGGGGAGGGATCGTGCCGGTCCCGGTCGAGGATCCGATCTACGGCCGGCGGCTCGAGATGGTGCGCATGGACGTCGATGACGGAACGCTGGCCGAGATCGCACGACGCACCGGCGGCAGATTCTTCCGCGCCACCGAGCCCGAGGCGCTCGCGAACATCTACACCGAGATCGACCGGCTCGAACGGGCACCGATCCGCTCGATCGAGTATCGGGACTACCACGACCTGGGCCCCTGGCTGCTCGCGATCGCGGCGATGTTGCTGGCCGCGCGAAGCCTTTCGGCCGCTACCTGGGCGGCGCGACTTCCATGA